A region of the Lycium barbarum isolate Lr01 chromosome 1, ASM1917538v2, whole genome shotgun sequence genome:
GTTCCACCCTGTATTGGAACTCATCTCCCACTTCAACTCCAGGAACTTCTCCCAGTATGTGCTGACCCGTGTtaacttcttttcctttttctttgatGATTTTTGCTGCTTGAAGATCAATTCTGTTTGGCCCCTGCTTCGATTTTCCTTCTTCAGGTTTTGACTTTGATTCTTCACTTTGCAAGAGCTTTCTACAGACAGCCTGAAACGTACGAAGAGTCTCTCTAACTTTAGTACGGGCATCACCATGACTGGAACTGTTTGGACCAAAAGGTGGTAGGGCCACATCAAATTCACGTTGACCTTGTCGAACAGAAGAATCTTCATGTAGTGCTTCCCTATTCAAACCGCAAGGTCCATCATTGCTGGAAGCCCGTAAACCAGGTCCTTCGTCGTCGAACACAACTAGTGCACTTGAAAGTCCATCAGTAGCTTCACCAACAGAAGCTGATTTTTTCTTACCACTAGGATTACTTTTTCTGGCGACATGTTTGGCTTTCTTGTGCCAAGACGGAGTAGCCTTGGCCTTCTTGCACCTAGACTGATTAGCCTTCTCAACTTGGTTTCCACAATCTAAACTAGTTTTCTCTCCATGCCTCCATGGACAGTATGGCTCGGCCATTAGACCTTGAACAATTGGCTTAACTATTTCAAGCCCAGAACCAGAACTATTGGGTGCAGTCTTTGTCAGATCACTTTTGACCTGTGAGACAACAATTTCATTTCCAATCACAGGGTCATCTAAACTCTTTTGCTTCCCTGGACAATATGGCTTAGCACCCTCCGTAATCGGCTTTTCATCTCCAGAACCAAGAGCACTACACACAGTAATTGTCTTTTCATTTTCGTCCTCCGAATATACCAGAGTCTCCTTCCCCACAACTCCTGCATCACTCTCCTTTTTCGTCATTATCTCGGGCATAATAACCACAGTTCTTTCCACCTGACTTCTTCCATCATTATCACATTGGACGCCTTCCTGTTCTTCACTGTGAACAATCGGTATTTCTTTCAACTCCCTACCTTTGGGAATAGAAACGTCCCTCTCTTTCAGAGAATCAGCATCCTCCGTAACATCTGTCAATGTCTCAACTACTTCATTCTTTATAACTTCCTTATCGAACCCAGCCACATCCTTGCTTTCTTCAGTAACACCAAAGCAATTCTGTTCAGTTGGCTTAGGAGCATTTGTTCCACAAAATGGAGGGAAGTCACGAAGAGCGGATACTCTTCTTTTGCGGTACTTATTCTTTGGCGAGGAGGAGTTATGTTCCATAACACTGACTAGCTGCAGAGGTGGCGACAACATTTTGACTTCACTAACAGGCCTTGGCTCATCAATCACAATGCCGATTTCTCTCACAGGTGTCTTATGCCCACCACTAACATTTTCAACCAAATGTAAACTCTGCTCATCAACTTCCTTCACTGAAGTATCATTCTGGATGTCTTCTGTTCCCTTGGCAAGCTCCATTTCACTTTTCTCGAGATCTTTCGGCAACTCAAATCCAAGCGATTTGTCGTCACTTATTTTTTCTCCCACCCCATTTGATATTGCACTCATGTTTGTCGTTACCACTTCCCCTACTAACCTATCCAATTTTTGTTGCTCTTCCAAGTTAACTAGACAGTCCACAACTTCAACAGACTGTGATTTGATCTCAAAGTCAGACTCTTTAACACCATCGACCAACACAGCGTTAGCCATCTCTTCAATATTGGTGGACACTACAGCATTTTGTTCATGATTCAACTCAACTTTCGGAGAAACTTTACCACACCCTGGAGGAAAATCTCGCACTGCTGAGACTTTTCGAATTTTGTATTTTGGTATAATGCTCAAGTATGATGAGTGACAACCATTTTCCAACAACCGCTTCTTCACGCTACCATTGGATAACCCATCATTTGACACTGATGCCATCCTTGACCAACTAAGGAGAAATCCTCTTGGCTGTTAAGAAACCTGAAACTGAAAAGAAGACATCAGCTTTAGTAGAGATGAAACACTTACAAACATATCTAGTTCCTCTTTGGTCTAGGATGGAAATTATTTTGCAAAAGAAGTCATTTTCTAGTGTTTGCACAGCAAAACTTAGGCCTCAATCCCACTGGATGAATCATCACTATCTGTATTGCTCAATTTATGTCCGTCTCAGTCCCAATATTATAAAAACTTAGTCTTAGCACTTGAGATTGTCTAAAATTTCTACTGGCACATAATTTCTAACAAGACTGGAAAGTCCAAGCGCATATTGGAACTAAAGTAAATGTACTAACATGAACAAAATTTAATCTCATCTAATTGATACCCACCCGACCAAAATTTAATCTCAGCTAATTGATTTCACATAATATAGATATTTTTCTTCCATTGTGCCATTTGTTTGCTAGATTTGCATGGATTCCAAGAGATGTATGTGAAGCCCCGTGAATCTCGATAATTAATTTGGGTTAATTTAGAACTTAAGAATTCAATATATATAATCTCGAGCCATGCGGGTCCCAAACAATTGTAACAAGGCCATCTAAGACGATTCAAAAATGCTAAGTAAAGTTGTACAAGTGCGTGGACTAATGCACACAAGAGGAGGTTGGGGAATATAAGATAttaatttggaaaatatttaatTCTCAAAGGAGTAAATGCTTGGACTAAAGTTTCTTAAGAACGCGAGAATCTGATTGTAAAGCAATTGATTGAATGCTGGAATTAGTGGGGGACAAACAGAAGCGGATCTAGGATTTCAATAGCATGGGGGCGCAactaaaaaaggagaaaaaagaagtATCAAGTGGGAATTGATCCCTGCTCCTTTAGGTAAATAACTTAGCATTCAACCAACTGCACCATTTAGCCTTTTCAGAGAATGAGTGTTAGCAGATATATTAGATAAATTCTAggaaatatatataaaatatctAATTTAGCGGAGAGACCATAGGTTCACGGGCACCATAAATTGCCCTAAGAATCTGCCCCTGGGGACAAGAGAATAAAATAATCAAACTAAGGAACAAGATCTTTAGTTAGACTATGAAAAGAAATGAAGGAATTAATGtagcaaagaaagaaagggaagctgTGAAATGCAGCAAGGCAGTAAAATGCAAGCACGGCGCCAAACCTGGCATCCAGATTTTCTGAAGAAGCCGGGCGCGGGCGATTGTGGCGTGACGTGTCCCTTATGGCGTCCAACTGAAGCAGCCTTTTTAAAGGCATTTCGGGAGAGAGCAATTTTAATTGTTTGGAACAAGTTCTTGGGGGTTATAGAGAAGGGAGAGCTCCTACTCCATAAATGCTACTTTGAGGTGAGTATTAAATACATTGCTCGGTAGATTTGGTTTATCAAATACATTTCCTAACTCTTCAACATCATGGAAATTATAGATTTTTGAAGAAAATCTCAAGAATCTCTCAAGAAcagaagtcttgaaaattctaggGTTTGACAAAGAGGTATTCGTTTCACTCCAATCTTGTATATTATGTTCCATGGATATCGTAGACTACATTTTTTAAGAAAGATTTGGATTTGAACACCGATTCACAAAACCCTAGAAAGCTAGTCTTGAAATTGGAAAGTTTGTTGATAAAGAAGATGAGCAGTGCGGGTTTGCTTGAACGATATCGTTTTGACTTTCTTAAGGAGCAACTAGGTTCCAAAACACATGTAATGGACAAATTGAAGTAAAAATCCAAGGATTTGACTTTcgaattgggaaatatggattCGACTAGGTTCCATAACACGTGTAATGGACAAATTGAAGTTAAAATCCAAGGATTTGACTTTCGAAGTGGAAAATATGGATTTTTGCTAAACTTATGAAGTTGAATTTAGGTGTTGGACATTTAGTTGACTTAGTTGGTATGGTTGTGAAGCTTTATTGATTTTACGTAAGCTCGTATATGTAGATTGTGAATTGTTGGCGTCATTGGATTCTTTGGAGTAAGATTTGGAAAGCGATTCAAGGTATATTGTAACTTACTACCTCTCGAAGCTTTTCCTGAAATTCATATTGTTGAATTGATTTACGTGTTATCATCACCATTTTCTTTAATGAAAAATAGAACTATGTTTAACAATTCGATTCGACGGGAATGATATTTCTTTAATCTTTAAAGATTTGTCCCTCATTTGTTAAATGCTTCAACATGAATTGGGAAAATtttacacttgatttttgtgcCAAATGTTTGGATCGGTTATGAACACCGTGATTTGATAAAATAGATTTCTTTGAGGCTTTTAGGCTATGAATCCATTTTTGAAAATGTTAAATATTTTGGGAGTTACTAGTGAGACCACCGAGATTGATTCAACTGTTATATTTGTCGACATGGAACACACGTGCTAGTGTAGGGATACATTCAAAGGCTGGCCAAGGTTTGTGGGATAAACTCCCACATTGAGAGGGCAAATGATCATTGCTTAATGTACTAAGGTTAAGTCAACTCGTACGGCACGGCCGAAAGCCGCCCGGACAAGTAGGGTCAAATACTTGTGACTAGATTGATCACCTAGTATTGTTTCGATTTATGTCAGTGTCGGTGTAGTGCTCCCCATAAAAGATAAAATCTCACATGATTTTGATTAAGTTTTAATGCTAGAAGTGTCTTTATGCCGAGGGTCTACCGAAAATAGCCTCTACTTCCCAAGCTAAGGGTAAgatctgtgtacactctacccttcccagaccccactttgtagGATTTCACTGGGTGTGTAGTCTGTCTTTT
Encoded here:
- the LOC132640842 gene encoding histone-lysine N-methyltransferase, H3 lysine-9 specific SUVH6-like: MASVSNDGLSNGSVKKRLLENGCHSSYLSIIPKYKIRKVSAVRDFPPGCGKVSPKVELNHEQNAVVSTNIEEMANAVLVDGVKESDFEIKSQSVEVVDCLVNLEEQQKLDRLVGEVVTTNMSAISNGVGEKISDDKSLGFELPKDLEKSEMELAKGTEDIQNDTSVKEVDEQSLHLVENVSGGHKTPVREIGIVIDEPRPVSEVKMLSPPLQLVSVMEHNSSSPKNKYRKRRVSALRDFPPFCGTNAPKPTEQNCFGVTEESKDVAGFDKEVIKNEVVETLTDVTEDADSLKERDVSIPKGRELKEIPIVHSEEQEGVQCDNDGRSQVERTVVIMPEIMTKKESDAGVVGKETLVYSEDENEKTITVCSALGSGDEKPITEGAKPYCPGKQKSLDDPVIGNEIVVSQVKSDLTKTAPNSSGSGLEIVKPIVQGLMAEPYCPWRHGEKTSLDCGNQVEKANQSRCKKAKATPSWHKKAKHVARKSNPSGKKKSASVGEATDGLSSALVVFDDEGPGLRASSNDGPCGLNREALHEDSSVRQGQREFDVALPPFGPNSSSHGDARTKVRETLRTFQAVCRKLLQSEESKSKPEEGKSKQGPNRIDLQAAKIIKEKGKEVNTGQHILGEVPGVEVGDEFQYRVELAIVGVHRLYQAGIDYMKQGGTLIAISIVSSGVYDDGLEDADVLIYSGQGGNVVGKVKTPEDQKLERGNLALKNSISVKNPVRVIRGSKETKTSESVDGKGKVVTTYVYDGLYTVENYWTEQGPKGKMVFMFKLVRIPGQPELAWKEVKSSKKNKVRHGVCVHDITEGKETFAISAVNTIDGEKPPLFNYIKKMIYPDWFKPSPFKGCDCVGRCSDSKKCSCAVKNGGEIPYNRNGAIVEVKPLVYECGPHCKCPPSCYNRVGQHGIKVPLEIFKTNSRGWGVRALTSIPSGTFICEYAGELLQDKEAERRIGNDEYLFDIGQNYSDCSVNSSAELNEVVEEGGYTIDAAQCGNIGRFINHSCSPNLYAQNVLYDHEDKKMPHIMLFAADNIPPLAELMYHYNYSVDQVHDSDGNIKVKKCYCGSSECSGRMY